Below is a genomic region from Prunus persica cultivar Lovell chromosome G3, Prunus_persica_NCBIv2, whole genome shotgun sequence.
tgtcaattatctaGTGTATGTGTGTCAACTAAGCTGCAAGATGCTTTATCTAACCTTAAATTGATGAATGCCATGAATGTTGAAATGGATGCCTTGAACAAGAATAAAACATGGGATTTAATTCCTTTGCCACGAGGGAAAAAAGCTGTTGGAtcagatgggtgtttactttGAAGCATAAAGCTGATGGTCTCATTGACCGTTACAAGGCTAGATTGGTAGCAAAGGGTTATACTCAGACCTATGGAGTAGATTATTTGGAGACCTTTGCTCAAGTGGCAAAGCTCAATACTGTGCCTGTACTATTGTCCCTGGCTGCTAATTGCGACTGGCCTTTATTACAATTCGATGTCaaaaatgcttttctacatggtgaCCTCAAGGATGAGATGTACATGGATCTCCCTCTTGGTATTCCTGTAACCTCTAAGGAGGATGTTGTGTGTAAGCTGCGGAAGTctttatatggattgaagcagTCTCCAAGAGCATGGTTTGGGAGATTTGCAACatctatgaagaaatttgggtaTGTGCAGAGTAACTCAGACCAGACTTTGTTTCTAAAGTGTCATAAAGGTAAATTAACAGCTTTAATTATCTATATTGATGATAAGATTACGACTGGAGATGATCAGGCAGAAATGCAAAATCTTCATAAGTATCTAGCTTccgagtttgagatgaagtcaTTGGGTGATTTGAAGTATTTTCTCGGGATTGAAGTAGCCAAATCTAAACATGGTATCTTTCTATCTCAAAATGagtatattttggatttactTGCAGAGACTGGAATGTTGGATTGTAAACCAATTGATACCCCTagtgaacaaaatcataaGTTGGGGTTGTATCCTGATCAAACCCCTACAGATAAAGAGCGTTATCAACGACTTGTGgaaaaattgatttatttatctcATACACGTCCTGATATTGCATATGCAGTTAGTGTAGtgagtcagtttatgcatGCTCCTAGTGAAGATCATATGGGTGCTGTGATGCGTATTTTGAGGTATCTGAAAGTGACTCTTGGAAAGGAGTTAATATTTTGCAAGTATGGTCATACATATGTGGAAGGGTATACGgatgctgattgggctggtTCAGTCTCTGATAGACGTTCTACGTCTGGGTATTTCACATTTGTTGGTGGTAATCTTGTTACTTAGAggagtaaaaaataaaaagtagtgTCTAGGTCTAGTGCTGAGAACAAGTACCGTGGGATGGCTCAAGGTGTGTGCGAGTTACTATGGTTGAGAAGATGTTGAGAGATCTTGGGTTTGGACCCCAGAAACCCATGCATTtgtattgtgataataaagttgcaattgcaattgcgCATAACCCTGTGCAACATGATCGTACAAAGCACGGGGAGGTTGATCGACATTTTGTTAAAGAGAAGTTGGATGCtgaaataatttcttttccatttataTCCTCCGAGTATCAACTGGCAGATGTTCTTACGAAAGCTGTGTCTACTACGGTCTTTCTCAACTTACTTGACAAGTTGGACATGCGTGACAtctttgctccaacttgagggggagtgttagcgagatcctagcttaattaagatatttattttttagtttattataattatatttctttccttttgtacagatattgtgtaattaggattttatctTGCTTCCTAGTTTGACCATACTAGGGATACATCCTTGTACTATAAATACCTtcttttggagaatgaaatacaacatgaaaaatattctacccatattgtttgactatttatacatcaaacaaaccaccttttgttttccaagtttacccttattaaatgtattgtcCTTCAATTTATCCAATTTTTCCTACAACTCTCTTACCATAtgtaaaaaattacaaaattacaaaattctgtttttttaaaagaaaatgtctATATTTTTTAGaggaaaaaagttttttttttttgttataaaaaaaacacaataatgaccttaaaaaaacccacaaaagatatatcattttttttatacagacAAAAGGAAGTTCATTGATTGTATTTTCAAACCATTAATTCGATAAGTctgattattaaatttttttttaaaccattaattagGTAAGTCTTATTTGTCGGagtctttcaaaaaaaaaaaaaaaaaaactaatgttttttcttatttaattttttaacaaggtgataagaaagttgtaattattttggataataaatttaaggaaacattaaaatcaatacaaaaaataagggcaaatttgaaaacaaatgttATCTTATTTGATTcattaattacatttttttttagtgtaaggaaagtgacacatgtcataagaaaaatagagaaaatttaaaagagaAGATTGGAGAaaaggttgctagcattccccATAATGTTATTCAAGAGAACTCTTTTTGTCAACTAAAAAGTATCAAATATCAATTGTTCTTTTGTCAATCAAGTACATTTaatcataaaattaaaattgaaggtTAACTTAGTAATTTCACCACTATTCACTCTCCTATGTTTTTGCTCTTGACAACCATCAACTTCTTCCACCGACTTTCATCACATGCACagtaaaaaaaagagagaaaattttttgGAACATATATTGCACCACACATTCTATAGTTCAAATTCAGTAGAAACGTAATACCAAAGAGAAGTGAAGAAAACGTTGGAGAGAGAAAACAGAGCTGGCCTATCAACGTTGAAAACGCTGGTGGCTTTTGTTGCGGTCaagtttgaagttgaaaaCCCAAATGAACAAGAAACAATGAAAGCAATTGTTGCAGATATATGCAGCAACTCAGGCCTAACTTCCCGCTGCACCGATATTTCTTGCCCAGGAGAGGAGAGGGTTCACACACCACATATcctaaaacaaaaccaaacgtTTTTTTTTGAATCATCACATAACATTTTCAAGTCTCTATTTTCAAAAGTGTGACATGAATATTAAACGTTTGCTTCTTCAAGTCATCGAGCTATCATCATCAATTAGTCAAATtcaagttttaattttctctctcattgaTTAATTATTGCCTAACATTTGGGGCACTCTATAAGTCCATTTCAAATTAGGGTGctacaaattcaaatctcaaaTAGTGTTTATATAATAAGTTcgtaattaattcattaattcGGTCATCTCTAATTAGGTGCTACGTACACAAATTTAATCTTCCTACTGTCTTTGTCAAAGAAagtaaacaaattcaaaataattataattagcagCGGAACTACATGTAGGCCTAGGATGACCTCGGAGTCTAGGATATTTTTGGCTCCACCAGGAAAGTATCTTTCAAAGATTAGTATGTATGTTAGCCAGTATATATAAGACGTTGGCTGAGATGGAGAGTCTACAtacatttctctctctctctctctctctctctctctctctctctctctctctctctctctctcaaaacagAAAGCCATGCTGCCACCAAATGCTGTGTTAGTGAAGCTTTTAATGGGGTTTATGTATCTAAATGTAATGGTTAATCATGGAGAAAGCTCATACGCAGGGGCAGCTGGTACTTACCACGACCAAATGAAGCGCATGGCTTTGATGATGAAGGCATCACATACTATCCAAAATAAGGTGCGAAGTCcataatttgttattttttctttaaataaaaaataaaatttgggtttggttcattttgattaattttccGAAACGATCAGAtatatatgatgatgttcaTATCTGATTCATAGGTGTCCTCGGGCTCACGTGTTCATCACGTGACTGAGTATGGTGCTGACCCCACTGGAAGATTGGACAGCACAGGGGCACTTCAGGAAGCTATCTCTGATGCCTTTGCATCTCCTCTTGAAGGTCACCTGATTACGGGTGTTGCTGACCTCGGAGGCACTGAAGTTCACCTTGATGGAGGAACGTACAAGATCAGCCGTCCATTGCGCTTCCCAGACACCGGTGGTGGAAACTTTAtggtacaattttttttttttttttttttggtcgaaactTTATGGTACACCTTCTATTCTAACATATTATCTCAATTACTACTACATATAGAGTGTTTTGGATGAAATATGTGATTACTATATGGGGTAGCCTTAATATTTTAAGTTTAGTATCAgacttattaaatttttttaatttttatacaactgataatttattttaaattaatttaaattacggGGAGGGAGATTCGTACTCGGGTGTAGAGTGAGGAGCATATCCGCTCAGCCCATATCTATAATAACGGTATATACTTATGAAATTTTATGTAATGTAATTGATTGCAACCAACTAGCTCTTAGTTTAGTAATAATTTCTTCCTAATTAATGCTAAAAGATGTATAATTCGATTTCCCTCAtgtcataataataaaaaaagagaaatataatatagttgatttcatatttcatgtttcATGTTTATATTGTTATGGTGTTACAGATTCATGGTGGATCCCTTCATGCATCTGATGATTTCCCGACCGATCGCCATTTGATCGAGTTGTGGTCATCCTCGAATTCTTTTGTGTACGAAGACATTACATTCAAGGATCTCATGATAAACTCAAATTTCAGAGGTGGTGGCATTGCAGTTATAAATTCACTAAGAAGTACCATTGACAATTGTTACATTTCACATTTCACCACCAGTGGTATACTAATCCAAGGTGGCCATGAAACCTATGTTAGAAACTCCTTTATCGGCCAACACATCAATATCGGCGGTGATCACCGCGAAAGGAACTTTTCTGGTATTGGAATTAACATTCAAGGAAACGATAACGCAATTACCGATGTGGTAATTTTTTCAGCATCAATTGGTGTAATGGTACAAGGGCAAGCCAATGTGCTCACCGGGGTACATTGCTATAACAAGGCCACTACATGGGGTGGGACCGGAATTTATGTTCGTGCTCCTGGGTTGACCCAGACTCGAATACTGAACTCCTACTTTGATTTCACGGGTATTGTGGCGGAGGACCCGGTCCAGCTCCATATAGCGGGGTCATTCTTCCTTGGCAATGCCTTTATTTTGATTAAATCGTTGAAGGGTGTGGCATGTGGCATTAGTATTGTTGACAACATGTTTTCAGGTGATTATACGGGTGTCCCAATCGTCCAACTAGATCAATCTAACGGACAGTATTTTACTACCATTGATCAAGTCATGGTTGACCGAAATGTAGTACAGGGCATGGTTCTTAAATCAACGGTTGCCAAGGGGTCAGTTTGGAGCAATGGGACTAGATGGACCGTTGATTTCTCAAAACTTCTCCTCTTCCCTGATCTCATACAAAATGTGCAATACACATTGCATGCAAGTAAGTCATTTCCTAAGCACGTCCTACGAGACGTGTCGAGCAATCGTGTGATGGTGGAATCCGACGTGCCAGTTTCAGCCACGTTGCGTGTATCAGTAGATCAAAGCATGATGGGTTACGTATAATTAGGAACCTAATTGTGATTAAAATACTTGTATAGCAAGCACATACATGATAcaatgaagttttttttttttttttttaattccttaTGAAAAGTATCCATTCAGTGGCAAAATAGTCGTAGCCATAGTTAGTAAAAGTCTAGTTGgaacttctcttttctttcttttttgggttatcCCAAGAAGTCTAATTGGACTTGGAGTCTAAATACAATTCAAAATTCTCCAACTTTCTTGGTTATCAATTAATGCAAAGTTGTCAATCTTTTTTCAAAGTTGTTAGccccaaaaagaaagcaagatGCTTCTTCTCTGCTGCCTCCTGTCCAGCCCAATGAATTGAACTTCTTGTACTTTGACAATTCAACGACGAATATGGATTGTGCACTACTAAATTGACTTGACCATTGCTCACCCCTTTTGACGCAGCACAAACAACAAAGGTTTCAAGCGAAATCTTGAGCAACAAGATATTTGGATTCCACCAGAAATGAAGAGGAATTCTCTTTGGAAAGTTGTATTAAAATCTGAGATAATGAAAAGCGACAGACCAACCTATCTAAATACACCATTCTCAACCCTTGAACTGCCAGGGGAGTTATTACattaaactgaaaaaaaacAGACTTAATTCGGAGACTTAACTACGTAACTCCGAAACTGaaaacagaatttattcgGATAATTAACTGAAAACTTTGAAAGCagttttggaaggccaaacgACCTCAGAACGCCAAAATCCATCATACATCACGGCAAAGCCGTGAGTTTGACTAGTGGCGTCGTTCCCTTTTCGAAATGGTATTTTGCGTCCTAATCGGAGCTCGGACGATAAATCTGCAAATTCCTGCTACGTCCTTTTTCTAGCTCAACCGCGATAAAATCTGccatctgttctacatcaCCTTTAATCGGGAGAAACACTTGTGTGCAAAGGGAATAAcacactattttgctatcaTTGACTAATCACGCTATGTTATATGTGATAACTTTTTCATTTAGCAGTGCGATTGATCGAGGATAACAAAACAATGCTATCGACATTTCATAtaagtttttctt
It encodes:
- the LOC18784270 gene encoding polygalacturonase QRT3; the protein is MLPPNAVLVKLLMGFMYLNVMVNHGESSYAGAAGTYHDQMKRMALMMKASHTIQNKVSSGSRVHHVTEYGADPTGRLDSTGALQEAISDAFASPLEGHLITGVADLGGTEVHLDGGTYKISRPLRFPDTGGGNFMIHGGSLHASDDFPTDRHLIELWSSSNSFVYEDITFKDLMINSNFRGGGIAVINSLRSTIDNCYISHFTTSGILIQGGHETYVRNSFIGQHINIGGDHRERNFSGIGINIQGNDNAITDVVIFSASIGVMVQGQANVLTGVHCYNKATTWGGTGIYVRAPGLTQTRILNSYFDFTGIVAEDPVQLHIAGSFFLGNAFILIKSLKGVACGISIVDNMFSGDYTGVPIVQLDQSNGQYFTTIDQVMVDRNVVQGMVLKSTVAKGSVWSNGTRWTVDFSKLLLFPDLIQNVQYTLHASKSFPKHVLRDVSSNRVMVESDVPVSATLRVSVDQSMMGYV